The proteins below come from a single Hippocampus zosterae strain Florida chromosome 5, ASM2543408v3, whole genome shotgun sequence genomic window:
- the LOC127600263 gene encoding uncharacterized protein LOC127600263, translating to MDFESFDDPSNPLMTSNPTDHKTFDPENNLDPDNNFFKTDRPRGSQRRPTVREPVMTARKPATIAGKPATVRKPGDNQPATTVREPTTTARERETTERKPATTAGEPVTAREPGDGEPEAAGRQPASARERAGRQPAGEREGVGDDREGASDHEGPSDDGERASDDSEGTNDGREGAIDDRVGAGNSHPKNMNFQPFEDIDYKPFDPENNLDPDNNFFNNKQRVTNSDYYLDEQFNTNIKLENALSVIHLNSRSLYKNFTKIKEYLTKFNKFKIIAISETWLDEDKTTEMEIEGYEMFATNRENKKGGGVAIYVDKALKCSKIERLTNTIENLMECLTIEIHNEKASNIIISCIYRTPGTCIDTFNKKLTDMLSYYNDKKTRIICGDFNIDLLNPNRHKKTTDFINTMYSNSFFPVILKPSRITVDTATLIDNIFINKIDHKMESGLLINDISDHLPVFAYKDPSKPWITKGIENACKKKNNLYKLFLKFRTEEAEKKYKTYKNKLVNIIRTSKRDHYHALLEQNKGNTQEIWKVLNQVIRNSPKKMDYPEYFIKGKNTILEKTAEIATEFNEYFVNIGSNLAKQIPDPTDLFEVDRYVEKNSSTMFLTAVKQEEVSNIIKTFKNKKSTDCFNIDMTIIKQIIEYVVRPFTHICNLSFKAGIFPSKMKIAKVIPIYKSGEKHLFTNYRPISLLPQF from the exons atggacttcgaatcctttgatgacccttccaaccctttgatgacctccaaccctactgaccacaagacgtttgaccctgagaacaacttggacccggacaataactttttcaagaccgaccgaccgcgaggcagccagcgacgaccgaccgtgagggagccagtgatgaccgcgaggaagccagcgacgattgcagggaagccagcgaccgtgaggaagcctggagacaaccagcctgcgaccaccgtgagagagccaacgacgaccgcaagggagcgagagacgaccgagaggaaaccagcgacgactgcaggggagccagtgaccgcgagggagccgggagacggcgagcctgaggcagccgggagacaaccagccagcgcgcgtgagagagccgggaggcagccagccggcgagcgtgagggagtcggcgacgaccgcgagggagccagtgaccacgagggacccagtgatgacggtgagagagcgagcgacgacagcgagggaaccaacgacggccgtgagggagccatcgacgaccgtgtgggagcgggaaattcacatcccaaaaacatgaacttccaaccctttgaagatattgactataagccattcgatcccgagaacaatttggacccagacaataacttcttcaacaacaaacaaagggtaacaaactctgactattacctggatgaacaattcaacactaatataaaattggaaaatgcactttcggtaatacacttaaacagtagaagtctctataaaaacttcacaaaaattaaagaatacctgactaaattcaataaatttaaaataattgccatatcagaaacttggcttgatgaagataaaacaactgaaatggaaatagaaggttatgaaatgtttgcaactaatagagaaaacaaaaaaggagggggggttgcaatatatgtagacaaagcacttaaatgcagtaaaatcgagagattgacaaacacaatagaaaacctaatggaatgtctaaccattgaaatacacaatgaaaaggcatcaaatatcatcataagttgcatctataggacaccaggaacatgtattgacacattcaataaaaaactaacagatatgctcagttactacaacgataagaaaacacgaataatatgtggtgactttaacattgacttattaaacccaaatagacacaaaaaaacaactgacttcataaatactatgtacagcaacagctttttcccagtaatcctgaaacctagcagaataacagttgacacggccacattaatagataacatatttataaataagattgatcataaaatggaaagtggacttctcattaatgacataagtgaccacctgcctgtttttgca tataaagacccaagtaagccatggataacgaaaggcatagaaaacgcatgtaaaaagaaaaacaatttatataaattgtttttaaaattcagaactgaagaagcagaaaaaaaatataagacctataaaaataaattagtaaatattataagaaccagtaaaagagatcattatcatgcactattagagcagaataaaggtaacacacaagaaatatggaaagtacttaaccaagtaatcagaaatagtcctaaaaaaatggattatccagagtattttatcaaaggcaaaaatactattttggaaaaaactgcagaaatagcaactgaatttaatgagtattttgtcaacatcggcagtaacctagcaaaacaaattcctgatccaacagacctgtttgaagtggatagatacgtagaaaaaaactcctccacgatgttccttactgcagtaaaacaagaagaagtatcaaatattataaaaacttttaaaaataaaaagtcaactgattgctttaatattgatatgacaataatcaagcagattatagaatatgtagtgcgacctttcacacacatatgcaacctgtcattcaaagctggtatctttccatcaaaaatgaaaattgctaaagttattccaatctataaaagtggagaaaaacatctgtttacaaattatagaccaatatcactactaccacaattttaa